From Mya arenaria isolate MELC-2E11 chromosome 12, ASM2691426v1, the proteins below share one genomic window:
- the LOC128210348 gene encoding amiloride-sensitive amine oxidase [copper-containing]-like, with protein sequence MIELTPLPRKDPEGATFDVIEEESEPDANGDAPTEEDDSSDPLAPTSDTEADCEGSSGHEASEPLCQKCPKCSPTCVAISSGLVSMVLVCVVVIMAFHLGAVHYCIFGHTRIFRDTDDSNRGVFEDLSPNEYKSVRDYMFETSKIGLVPITKAFPNQSYIYLIDLHIPLKTSVLEHLDRGSVRLKRVAKVVVIRGNLESPRVEEYLVSPLPVPTSHRLARNPLYARYPVPYTSRPMDQVDYRFVYPIISQFTKEIYHILMDSYGLCYHNCTKGINCMLFRDTAPSGLESGDRITWFRAYRDVDGYFLHPLGLEIQIDHKSTDISDWMIERIMYNGHLIYTVSDFIERYNTGQIKKVSLLRPVGRPEDLYSSYHRRGTSEMPHPLRPPRLMEPDGNRFTITNQHVQYMHWDLDVRMRPSTGLQIFDVRFQGERLAYEISLQDAVVFSSGYGPAQMISNLYLASWMIGASSFELVRGVDCPDTASFLDLHHFVNSDEPMLYRKSVCVFEQDPGIPLRRHYEDDLRNGYRRYGGLVDYHLVVRHIATIQSSDYIFDYIFHLNGEIQLRVSLTGYVQATYDVPFESPYGNPLYFGVAGNVLQTVFHFKTDLDIRRVENRFAILEIKKETQRHPWYPGLNKTQFRLKKHSLLREMDLVVGDFPYPNYYLLFDENPTNQYGTHRSYRIINEGVTPFLLDDVNITNAANWVKYPVIVTKYDDTEDHSSSIYAQNDPWDPVVDFERFVNDNDTIVNEDLVIWAAVGIYHVPSTEDVPSTSTSSQSRSLRLVPYNFFTEDPSVSSPNTVQIIPDGEDIKVNMFGTSDDVSCAPQSLGPQTFYGYRADD encoded by the exons ATGATTGAATTAACTCCCCTGCCTAGGAAGGACCCAGAAGGTGCCACTTTTGACGTCATAGAAGAGGAATCGGAACCGGATGCCAATGGCGATGCGCCGACCGAAGAGGATGATAGCAGT GATCCACTAGCGCCGACGTCTGACACTGAGGCGGATTGTGAAGGCAGTTCCGGTCATGAAGCATCTGAACCCCTGTGTCAAAAATGCCCGAAGTGCAGTCCCACGTGTGTGGCCATATCGAGCGGCCTCGTGTCCATGGTGCTGGTGTGTGTCGTGGTCATCATGGCCTTCCACCTTGGAGCCGTACACTACTGTATATTCGGACACACTCGGATCTTCCGGGACACCGATGACTCGAACCGAGGTGTGTTTGAGGACCTGTCTCCCAATGAGTACAAATCTGTTAGAGACTACATGTTTGAAACGTCGAAAATCGGCTTAGTTCCCATCACCAAAGCTTTTCCGAATCAAAGTTACATTTATTTGATAGATTTACACATTCCATTGAAGACGTCGGTGCTTGAACATTTAGACCGGGGAAGTGTAAGGTTAAAACGGGTCGCAAAAGTGGTTGTAATCAGAGGAAATTTAGAATCGCCTCGGGTTGAGGAGTACCTTGTATCCCCACTTCCGGTTCCCACGAGTCACCGTCTGGCGAGAAACCCTCTTTACGCCCGATACCCGGTACCGTACACCAGCCGACCCATGGACCAGGTCGATTATCGGTTCGTTTACCCGATAATTTCACAATTTACCAAAGAAATTTATCATATACTTATGGACAGTTATGGGTTGTGTTATCATAATTGCACAAAAGGTATAAACTGTATGCTATTTAGGGACACTGCGCCCAGTGGCCTGGAGAGCGGCGATCGAATCACGTGGTTCCGCGCCTATAGGGACGTCGACGGGTACTTCCTACATCCCCTTGGACTGGAGATACAGATTGACCACAAATCTACAGACATTTCCGACTGGATGATTGAACGTATCATGTACAATGGTCATCTCATTTATACCGTCTCAGATTTTATTGAACGTTATAATACTGgccaaattaaaaaagtttctCTCTTGAGACCTGTCGGACGCCCCGAGGATCTTTATTCCTCCTATCATCGACGCGGGACGTCGGAAATGCCACATCCACTGCGTCCACCACGCTTGATGGAACCCGATGGGAACCGATTTACAATCACCAACCAGCATGTGCAATACATGCACTGGGACCTCGACGTTCGGATGAGGCCATCAACTGGGCTACAGATATTCGATGTCCGATTTCAAGGGGAGAGGTTGGCGTATGAAATCAGCTTACAGGACGCAGTAGTTTTCTCATCCGGTTACGGCCCAGCGCAGATGATCAGCAACCTGTACCTGGCCTCGTGGATGATTGGCGCGTCCTCGTTCGAACTCGTCCGTGGCGTGGATTGTCCGGACACCGCTTCATTTCTGGACCTTCATCATTTTGTGAACTCTGATGAACCTATGCTTTATAGAAAGTCTGTGTGTGTATTTGAGCAGGACCCCGGTATTCCGTTACGCCGTCATTACGAGGATGATTTACGTAACGGCTATCGACGTTACGGTGGTCTGGTCGATTATCATTTAGTTGTCAGGCATATAGCGACTATTCAGAGTAGTGATTACATATTTgattacatatttcatttgaatggGGAAATACAATTACGTGTTTCTCTAACGGGTTACGTTCAAGCTACATATGACGTACCGTTTGAAAGTCCATACGGAAATCCATTATATTTTGGTGTCGCGGGAAACGTTCTACAGactgtatttcattttaaaactgatttaGATATACGGAGAGTAGAAAATAGGTTCGCTATATTAGAAATTAAAAAAGAGACGCAGAGACACCCATGGTACCCCGGactcaataaaacacaattccGGCTAAAGAAACACAGTCTTTTACGAGAAATGGACCTTGTTGTGGGAGATTTTCCTTAtccaaattattatttactatttGACGAGAACCCGACAAATCAATACGGGACTCATCGTTCATATAGAATCATAAATGAAGGCGTGACGCCATTTCTCCTAGATGACGTCAACATCACTAACGCAGCTAATTGGGTAAAGTATCCGGTAATTGTCACTAAATATGACGATACAGAGGACCATTCGAGTTCAATCTACGCTCAAAATGATCCCTGGGACCCTGTGGTGGATTTTGAAAGGTTTGTTAATGATAATGACACAATCGTGAACGAGGATCTTGTTATCTGGGCAGCAGTTGGAATTTACCACGTGCCGTCAACAGAAGACGTACCGTCAACGTCAACGTCATCGCAAAGTAGATCACTTCGGCTCGTCCCGTACAATTTCTTCACAGAGGACCCGAGTGTGTCGTCTCCTAATACAGTTCAAATCATTCCTGATGGCGAGGATATAAAAGTAAACATGTTCGGTACGTCAGATGACGTCAGTTGCGCTCCTCAATCGCTGGGTCCGCAGACATTCTACGGGTATCGTGCAGACGATTAA